CGCGCGGGGAAGTGATAGTAGTTGTAGAGGACCAGTGACTTGCTGATGCCCTTCAGGTTATCGGCCAACAACTTCTCTGGGCGCGGCTGGCGAACCCAAAGGTTCGTAAGGCGGATAGAGAACAGCGTGGACAGAAATGCAACCGGAAGGAGCAGCGCGGGCAGAACGAGCGAAATAAGCAGCCCCGTGCCCTCCTGCGCCTGTGAGGTGAAGAATGGGCTGTTGAGCAGGAAGAAGCTGGCGATGATCACGCCAAGTGTGACGAAAAACATCCTACCCGACCATGCCTTGTTCCGGTCGATTAGTTTCTGATTTGTCTCTATCCGCATGTACTCACCTAGTTAGCCGGAACAAATACCGATAAGAAGCCCGAATAGCTGATCTCCGCACAAATGGTTGTCCCGAAGCGCACGGTGGGCAGGATCTGCCATGTCCGCGGCGCGCCGTAGGCCAGACCGAGAACGGCGTTATCAAGTTGATTCTGCGTCGGGGTAATGCAGTGTGTGATAGGGAACGGGTACGGCGTGGTACCGCCGCTGTCCAAACCGAACGCATAGATGTCGTAAAGGACGCCACGCTGACGGTAATTGGCTGGCACCGTAGGTTGGAAGGAGTCATGTACGACCTTGCAGTCGAGGTCGATTCCATCCTGATAGGTTACCAGCAGGTCGCCCGAGTCATAGGTAACCGCACAGACCGGATAGCGGGTCATCACAGACAGGTTCGTGGCGGGATCCCCAAGGATCTGAGGGATGCTGCCGACGGGTTTGGCAACAGTCTGTCCGCCGGTGATGATGTCGGCCGTAATTCGCGCGATGCCATTCATGGCAATACTGACCGGCGCGCTGCCGTCTCCGGGCCCGAAGACAGTGGCAGTGGACAGATTGGCGAGGTCGAAAGTCGTGCCCGGCTTCCAGCCCCAATAGGTTAGGACCGATTTCCCTTGAGTGTCCGCGCGAAACTCAAAGTCAACCGGAAGGTAGAAGCCAACCCAGAGGAAGCGGCGGGTGACGTTTACCGGAGCATCAAACTTGACGCTGAAGACACCGGCAGTGGTGATATCGACCGCCTTGCGGGCCAGCAGGATCGCGTTCTGCGGTGACCCGCCATCCTGGTCCTCGTAGACGACCGCCTCGACCAGCTGCCCAGGCTTTGGGGTTCGAACTCTTATCGCAATCGACTCGACCTGAATAGGCGTCGTGATGCTGAGCGCGTTGAGGTCAAAACCATTAATCACAAGCGAGGGTTCACCGCTAATGAACCACAGGGTGCTATCGGTACCGGAGTTGTTTGAGATGGTGGTGTCCGCCGCCTGTGCAGACATCGGAAGCACCAGCATGAAAAGCGCCAACCCGAGCACTGTGAGTTTACGGGGCATAAATCGTCCCTCCTTCATGATTCGAGCGTATTGTAGGCGGTCGCAGCCGGATTATCAACCAACCTTACGTACTCTGCCACGGTAGTCCTTGCTGGATACCCGAGCGTGTCAGACCCGTGGATTACCCCTATTTTACATGGCGATCGAACCATGCGATGATACGGTTCAGCCGGTCGATGCGGTGCTCCGGTTCACCGGCACGGCTCAGTTCGTGCCCCTCACGCGGATACCTGACAAATTCCACCGAGAGCCCCGCGCGTTTGACCAGTGCAAACAACTGCTCGGCCTCGCTGATATGCACGCGGTAGTCGTTCTCACTGTGAATGATTAGAAGCGGCGTCCTGATCTGGTGGGCATAGGCAATCGGCGAATGCTCCCACAGGAATGCCGGGTTCTGAGGTAGCTCGTAGCCAAATTCGTTAGGAATGAAGGATGGAATGTCGGTTGTGCCAGTAAAGCTCACCAGGTTGTAGACACCGCGCTCTGACATGGCGGCCTTGAAACGGTGATCGCGCGCGATAATCCAGGCGGTCATATAGCCGCCGTAAGACCCGCCCATAATGACCATGCGACCGGTGTCTACCAGATCGAGCTTAAGGAACTCCTCCAACCCGGCCATGATGTCCGCATGCGCGAGCGCGCCCCACTTGCCACCGATCGCCTGCTGGAAGGCCTCTCCATAGCCGACGCTGCCGCGCGGGTTAGCAAAAAACACGATGTACCCGGCCGAAGCGACGGACTGCCAATTGACCCATTCGCCTTCGTAGTGCGGCGACCACATGATGTGCGGCCCGCCGTGGATATCGAGAACCAGGGGATATTTCTTCGCGGGGTCGTAATCAGGTGGAAGCAGGTACCAGCCTTCCAACTCGACACCGGCCTCTGGCTGCCATGTGATACGTCTGAAGGTGGCGAAGCTGGTGCTGTTTATAAAGGCTTTGTTGAAGCGGGTCAGGGGAACAGGCAGTTCGTTCGCTCCCTGGACGTAGAGCTCGCACAGGGTTTCCCCGTTAAAAGCGGCAAATGCAATCGCACCGTCCGCGCGGGCATCAAAGCGTTCAGCGCGAAACTCCCCCTGCACCGCCGGAGCAATATCCCCGGTGGCGGGATCACAGCGATATACCCAGACCGTCCCGTTTGCCTGCGCCGAGAAGTACAGCGTACTACCCGCCCAGGTGAACAAGACCGGGGACAGATCGGGCGCAGCGGTCACATCACGGATGAGGCCGGTGTGGGTGTCCAAAACAGCGAGCAGGCTGTAGTTGAGGGCCATATTCTCGTTGCGATGACGCGAAAAGGCCAGATAGCGGCCGTCGGGAGAGGGAACAGGGCGATCCGCTGCATGTGTCGGACCGGTGAGTTGTTCATGCGAGCCATCGGTTACGCGAACTTTATAGCCGCGCGACTGCCGGGCAGGCTCGTCGGCCCCCGGAACTTCGGCGCGAGAGGTATACAGAAACTGCCCGTCTGGCGACCAGGCTGGCTCGGAATACGCGGCATTGGATGTCGTCAAGCGGCGAGGTGTTTCCGGCTCGGCATCTTCCGACACGAGACGCATCACATAAATCTGGGCGTACTTGTCGGTGTTGAAGGCCGTTCCGGCCCGGTAGGGCACCGTCCGGATGATGCGGGGTCCGACTTCTTCTTTTCGTCTTCTTCGCCGGGTTTGCCAGCGTTCTCCGGATCGTCCTCGTATGCACAGTCGTCGGCGCTGACCGAGGCCAGGAAGGCGATCTGGGTACCATCCGGCGACCAGCAAGGCGTGTTTGCGCCGTTCATCGCGGATGTCAGTTTGCGCGGGTCACCACCCTGATCAATGGCCTGCACATAAATCTGCTGCTTATCGGCGCGCGACGAAGAAAAGGCAATCTGCCGGCCATCCGGCGCCCAACGGGGCTGGGTATCCTTGCCGGAGCGCGTGAGGGGAAAGAGACGGGATCCATCGGCCGCAGCCAGCCAGATATTGCGAAGATATGCGTTTTTCTCGCGGTCGATCTGGACTCGAACGAAGGCGATCCACTGCCCGTCCGGGCTGAAACGCGGGTCCTCTATTGAGTTGATCCGAACAAGATCTTCGACGACGAGGTTTCGCTTATCAGTCATGGCTATGCGCGGAGCGACTCCCAGTGTGTTTCTTCAACGTCAGCAATCGCGCGCTCAATGATGTCGAGACCACGCTCAAATTCCTGACGGGTGATGACAAGCGGCGGCGCAATCCGCAGTGTGCTGGTGCCGGCCGCGAGGGTGATCAGGCCGTTCGTGAAGCAGAGATCAACGACCTCATCACGGAACTTGGCGAGCGGCTGACCCTGCGCACCCAGGAACTCCACCCCTATCATCAGACCGCGCCCATCGACACGCTCGATCGAGGGATGGCCAGACTTAAACGCGTTGAGGCGTTCAATTCCATACGCCCCCAGCGAAGCCGCGTTTTCGAGCAGCCCCTCGCTCTCGATGATATCGAGCGTGGCGACCGCAGCCGCACAGGCAACCGGGTTTCCACCGAAAGTGCTGGCATGGGCGCCGGGAACCCACTTCCCCATGACATCCTTATGGGCCACGATTGCGCTGATGGGAAAGCCGCTGGCGAGGCCCTTGGCCGTGCAGACGATATCGGGGAGCACGCCAGTGTCCTCAACCGCCCACCACTTACCCGTCCGGCCCACGCCAGACTGAATTTCATCGACAATGAGCAGGATGCCGTGCTTGTCGCACAAGGCGCGCAGCTTGGGAAAGAAGTCGTCACGGGGGGTCATATAACCACCCTCGCCCTGAATCGGTTCGACCAAAATCGCGGCGACCTCATAGGCGGGGAGTTTACGCTTGAGGATGAAGTCTTCAATGAACTGGGCGGAATCACCCCAGTCATAGCTGTCGCTGGCGGCGCGGTCAGAATAGTGCTTGCCGGGGTATGGCACGTGCTCGACACCGCCCGGGATGTGCGTGTAATGTGCCCGCTGAACGTACTTGCTGGCCGTGACGGACAGCGCACCCATGCTGCGGCCGTGGAAACTGCCGTAGAAACCGATCACGTACTGACGCCCCTGGTAGCGGGCGAGCTTGAGCGCGGCCTCGATGGCTTCAGTGCCGCTGTTGCCGAAGTAGACAAGTTTGTCGTCAG
Above is a window of Candidatus Flexicrinis proximus DNA encoding:
- a CDS encoding S9 family peptidase; amino-acid sequence: MPYRAGTAFNTDKYAQIYVMRLVSEDAEPETPRRLTTSNAAYSEPAWSPDGQFLYTSRAEVPGADEPARQSRGYKVRVTDGSHEQLTGPTHAADRPVPSPDGRYLAFSRHRNENMALNYSLLAVLDTHTGLIRDVTAAPDLSPVLFTWAGSTLYFSAQANGTVWVYRCDPATGDIAPAVQGEFRAERFDARADGAIAFAAFNGETLCELYVQGANELPVPLTRFNKAFINSTSFATFRRITWQPEAGVELEGWYLLPPDYDPAKKYPLVLDIHGGPHIMWSPHYEGEWVNWQSVASAGYIVFFANPRGSVGYGEAFQQAIGGKWGALAHADIMAGLEEFLKLDLVDTGRMVIMGGSYGGYMTAWIIARDHRFKAAMSERGVYNLVSFTGTTDIPSFIPNEFGYELPQNPAFLWEHSPIAYAHQIRTPLLIIHSENDYRVHISEAEQLFALVKRAGLSVEFVRYPREGHELSRAGEPEHRIDRLNRIIAWFDRHVK
- a CDS encoding PD40 domain-containing protein, translating into MTDKRNLVVEDLVRINSIEDPRFSPDGQWIAFVRVQIDREKNAYLRNIWLAAADGSRLFPLTRSGKDTQPRWAPDGRQIAFSSSRADKQQIYVQAIDQGGDPRKLTSAMNGANTPCWSPDGTQIAFLASVSADDCAYEDDPENAGKPGEEDEKKKSDPASSGRCPTGPERPSTPTSTPRFM
- a CDS encoding aminotransferase class III-fold pyridoxal phosphate-dependent enzyme codes for the protein MGAVTHELGFVFREPAEKSREYVQRDHHSVSPSYTRSYGFVMSHGKGCDVWDVDGNKYLDFAAGIAVLSTGHAHPKVIEAITAQAQKYVHIGATDFFCPSQIALAEKLQKITPIQNASSPDDKLVYFGNSGTEAIEAALKLARYQGRQYVIGFYGSFHGRSMGALSVTASKYVQRAHYTHIPGGVEHVPYPGKHYSDRAASDSYDWGDSAQFIEDFILKRKLPAYEVAAILVEPIQGEGGYMTPRDDFFPKLRALCDKHGILLIVDEIQSGVGRTGKWWAVEDTGVLPDIVCTAKGLASGFPISAIVAHKDVMGKWVPGAHASTFGGNPVACAAAVATLDIIESEGLLENAASLGAYGIERLNAFKSGHPSIERVDGRGLMIGVEFLGAQGQPLAKFRDEVVDLCFTNGLITLAAGTSTLRIAPPLVITRQEFERGLDIIERAIADVEETHWESLRA